A stretch of DNA from Camelus ferus isolate YT-003-E chromosome 18, BCGSAC_Cfer_1.0, whole genome shotgun sequence:
CATTTACAGAACACTCTAGCCAATTCCTTCCAACTGCATGTGGAACATTTACCATGACAGAGTACACATATTCTGGACCATAAAGCAAGTTTCAATAGATTTAGGTTTCAAGTTGACATTAATGGTTAGGGAAATGTAAATGCACACTACCAAGAGGTATGTGTCTATTTGAATGGCTGAAATATAAAAGACTGGCCACACCACACACATCAAGTGTTTGGAGAACGTGGAGGAACTGTTATTCTCCTACACTGCTATTTCGACTGTAAAATTACACAcccattttggaaaacaggaaATTCCTGAAAAGGTTAGCCATATACCTACCATAAGATCCAGTCAGCCCACTCCTAGGTGttgacccaagagaaatgaaagcagaggtCCACGCAAAGACCTGCACACGAAGGATCACATATGCCTCATGTGTAATGGCCAAACATGGAGACAATCCCAATGTCCACCAACATAAGAATGTATAAATTATGGAATTCcatgggggcggggcggggacaAGCAGCAGCCGCCCTGGTGACAATAAGCAAAATGTTCCTAGGAGCTCCTTTAGCTATTCATAAACTTCACACCAGACGTGTGAGtgggcaggagggacagggagagaagtCTGCCTGTAGATCATTCTGAATACCCACACTGAGGCCTGCAGCTCGCCTACTTTATAGCATCTGCACTTCCTTCTAAGAGCATCTATAAGGCAGCTAATGTTGTATGTCGTATATATACAACAGGTTTTCCCTGCTGCCGAGAAGCCCTCTGAGCTGCCCTGAGTTGCTCCACTCATGCCCCTGACAGGACCAGCCAGTGCCCAAGGCGTCCAGAGCTCTGTGACACAGACAGGTCCACCTGCCTCTGCATGTGGAGGGCGTCCCAGCAGTACCAACACTCAAGACGCCACTTCCAACTTCCCTTACTTAGACTTCAgggaaggattaaaaataaagtcactttGACTTAATTGGAAACGGCTGAATGTCATATCGTTTTCGAAGTTTATAAACAATTGGAGGCAGAAAGGGTATATATGTTGTTTCTTTACTGGCACCTTTGGAATTAAATCTGGAGTATTTTAAGTAAACAGAGCCATGATTCTTAGCATAAGTTTAAGATCATGGTTTCTCttaggggtcaggggagggagacagagataaggaaggaaaaggggTGGACAAGGCTACAAGTACATCTGTAgttatttctgaaaaaagaacCACAGCAAATACAGCAACATGTTAGCATCTATTACCTTTGGATGGTGCTGACAAAACAGCTGATGACACTAAggacttattttaattatttttagatgtGATAACGgtatgtgattttcttttaaagaatccTTATCTTTTAGGAGTACATACTGAGAAGACTGTCAGAACAGTGCACAGATCACACACACCAGCCCCTGAAGATGGGGAACTGCCTCAAATCCCCCACGTCAGATGACATCTCCCTGCTTCACGAGACTCAGTCCCACCAGGCTAGTTTTGGCGAGCCACCACTGCAATACCAGGAACAGGTTCCAGTTCCAGTCTACCATCCAATACCTAGCCAGACTCACCTAGCAACTCAGCTGACTGAAGAGGAACAAATTAGGACAGTTCAAAGAACAGGACTTACACAGGATCTGCCTAGAGGAGTTTACGACCCTGGAAGAGATGGATCAGAAAAAAAGATCCAGGAGTGTGTGATCTGTATGATGGACTTTGTTTATGGGGACCCAATTAGATTTCTGCCCTGTATGCACATCTGTCACCTGGACTATAAAGATGACTGGTTGGTGAGTTCCTTCACGTGCCCCTCCCACATGGAGCCAGTTGATGCAGCACTGCTTTTGTCCTATGAGACTAACTGAGCCGGGGTCTCTTACCTGACTTCAAGTGAACCATGTGAACCATCATTTTGGTGGTTCTGATCTTTTGTCAGTGAGCCCAAAGAGCCAGGGATTAGGAATTAAGATCATGCACAAAAGTTTCCTAAAAATTCCTGAATGGCTGCAGATGCTGGAAGAAAGTACATGATATTTTAGAAACTTAGAGGGAAAGTAGAGTGGTATTTTTATGTAAAGCCTTGAcccagtgtttaaaaatataattgtatttagATCTTGTTATTGCTCCAGTACATGGGAACTGTGTAAAATGTTATAGCAGCTGTATATGTTTAAATTGTGCGTGTTGAAGATTAGGAAGAAGATAGTGGTTGTTCCTCCTAAATGAAATAACTTTCTTCTTCCCCTCACCCAAATTCTTTCCTGAAGTTGCTAGCACTTGGGTCAAGGTTTTATGAAAAGCTTCATTttactaagaaaagaaaagaaaagaaataatcactgtactgaaatatttatatttatgaataaaatgatacaatgtcTGGGACTGGCCTGAAAATACTGGTGAGGAGACAGGACAAGAGCTGATCATTTAGCAGAGCAATGGGAACAGAGTGGTTTATTACACTACTGTCTACTTTTGTATACacttgaaaatttccataatagtAAGGTTTTTTTGAAGCACAGAATTGTACACCTTAATAAACCAAAAAAGAGGGAaggcaaagacacagaaaagcaagaacTGGGTATGGAAGTACACATGTGGCTTAGTATTTGCACTACTCTAggtgggggagagtatagctcactggtagagtgcatgcttagcacgcccaaggtcctgggttcaatctccagtacctccactaataaaataaatgcacctaattacccctcaaaattggaagtttgtactGTTCTGTTAGATAATTTAAAGGATGGAAATTTTCAAATTGGTTCCTACTTGCAAAGCAAAACAAGTTTTAATTAAGAGGACATTTTAACTGACCtaattggagggaaaaaaaaaccctcagctaTGTAAATCCAAATCCTTCTGATTATCATAAAATCCTGTATTTGCTGTGTTGCTTCAAAGTCTACATTCACCTCAAGTAACTTACTAACAGTCAGTTTTCCAGCAGATTAAAAACTCAATCCAAAGAGGGAGCCCCCTCTCTGATGTGGTGTAAAAACCTTTCATCATGTCTAGGCCAGCGGCAGGAAGCAGAGGTAGGCGGGCACATCGGTCTCCCTCTTTTTCAGGAATGACTCCCTTTCTAAGAGGCCCAGGCGCTGCCCAGGACCTGCCTTTCCTCTGCAGCAAGTCTCTCCACTCATGAGAGAGCTGACACTACAGGCAGAGGTCACAGAAACCACATCTCtccagctttaaaaagaaaaaacccgaAACTGAATGTCCATGTTTCTGGGAAGCAGTGGGAGTGGGATGCAAGCCTTTAGCACTGCTTTCGTCTTCTTTATCAAGAGGTCTTCTTACAGGAATCATATGGGCCACACAGTCTATCAGATGCAATGACTCTCACAAAGTCTAGACACGACAGGTGGATTAGGAACTGATTTAATTCCGTAAGACAGACCCATTGGAAGTCAGAGATGTGGACAGATGCACGGAGAAGGGACagcaggcaggagagaggagggcagttCCCCACAGCACAGTAAACAACTGTTATTAATAAATGCAggtatttcacatatatttactAATTTACTAGTAAAAATTCTGATCTTTCTTGAGACAGTCCCCTGAAAATAATAGTTTCAAATCCCACAAGCAGCAGGCATCAATGAGTCACTCATTCCAGGCTGAACTTTGAGGAGGCTTCACTCTTgacattaatatttgtaaagagcAAACTCATACTCGAGTTGGGCGGCGATTTTGCGGGTTGGCTCATTTTAACAGAGATACCTGAAGGAGTCTTAGGAATGTAAGGAGgtttgataaattattttagcAACACGTTTAATAGAAAACCTGAAAAAGCTGTGGGCTCACCAGAGTGGGCACTGGTTTGAGTTcacagaccacacacacaaaaaagacaacgggatggggaggggagcgatgaggagggagaggtgggggggatgggggagaggtaACCCCTTTCTCAGGGGTTACACTTAGCAATTTAGGCTTAAAGACCCTGTTCAGAGCTTTCTCTAGATGAgtaaatatatttacttcttaaaaaactGGCCAGCTGTCTGAACACATGATGAAAACTCACTGTCTCCCTCAACACCTTAACCACTCTGGAATTACTGGGTCCTGCTGGGGAAAAATGAAGTATTCAAGTAAATCTAGTGTTAACTTTGGGGCAACTTAAAAGGCAAGAtatgtttatttctaaacttCAATGTGAAAGACAGGTAGGTTAACTGATAGAAAATGTGCTCAACTGGAGAAACTGGAGCGTTTCTGCCTAAAGTTCCAAGATGACC
This window harbors:
- the LOC102522835 gene encoding RING finger protein 11-like; translation: MGNCLKSPTSDDISLLHETQSHQASFGEPPLQYQEQVPVPVYHPIPSQTHLATQLTEEEQIRTVQRTGLTQDLPRGVYDPGRDGSEKKIQECVICMMDFVYGDPIRFLPCMHICHLDYKDDWLVSSFTCPSHMEPVDAALLLSYETN